One window of Mycoplasma cottewii genomic DNA carries:
- the parE gene encoding DNA topoisomerase IV subunit B: MAKTTNYDESAIQVLEGLEAVRKRPGMYIGSTDSRGLHHLVWEIVDNSIDEALAGFCDEINITIEKDGSITVKDNGRGIPTGMHKTGKSTPEVIFSVLHAGGKFDTGAYKTSGGLHGVGSSVTNALSKRFKATIYRDKKIHEIEFKNGGKVSKPLTEIGSTYKTGTTINFLPDNTIFSTINFSFSTISQRVKESALLNSGLKITLTDEINHKSVEYKFENGLEEFVKELVDDRKVVTDIINITGDSRKIISEICLQYTDEDNEIILGFANNVKTPDGGSHITGFKTGLVRAINDYARSQKLLKDKSKLDSNDLREGLVAVVTVKIPEELIEYEGQTKSKLGTPDAKPAVENAVYEFMSYWLIENKIAAQKIIENALINQKAREEARKARQAIKNVKGKKNVTRMMLGKLTPAQGRKKENNELFLVEGDSAGGSAKSGRDRMFQAILPLRGKIINSEKAKLVDLLKNEEIQTIINAIGAGVGKDFDIKDSNYGKIIIMTDADTDGAHIQTLLLTFFFRHMKDLIIEKKVYIALPPLYKLTFTDKSFIYLWDEDELKEFSKNSNKKYEIQRYKGLGEMNADQLWQTTMNPDKRKIIQVTIEDGLLAEKMFKTLMGDDVEKRKDWINENVKFTLEDDQINLNDKDIEL, encoded by the coding sequence ATGGCAAAAACTACAAATTATGATGAATCTGCTATTCAGGTTTTAGAAGGATTAGAAGCAGTTAGAAAACGTCCAGGAATGTATATCGGATCAACTGACAGTCGAGGATTACATCATTTAGTTTGAGAAATAGTTGATAACTCAATTGATGAAGCTTTAGCTGGATTTTGTGATGAAATTAATATTACAATTGAAAAAGATGGATCAATCACTGTTAAAGATAATGGAAGAGGTATTCCAACAGGAATGCATAAAACGGGTAAATCAACTCCTGAAGTTATTTTTTCAGTACTTCACGCTGGAGGTAAATTTGATACAGGAGCATATAAAACAAGTGGTGGATTACACGGAGTTGGATCAAGTGTAACTAATGCTTTATCTAAAAGATTTAAAGCCACAATTTACAGAGATAAAAAAATTCATGAAATCGAATTTAAAAATGGTGGTAAAGTATCAAAGCCTTTAACTGAAATTGGATCAACTTATAAAACTGGAACTACAATTAATTTTTTACCTGATAATACTATTTTTAGTACTATTAATTTTAGTTTTTCTACAATTAGTCAAAGAGTTAAAGAATCAGCATTATTAAACTCAGGATTAAAAATTACTTTAACTGATGAAATTAATCATAAATCAGTTGAATATAAATTTGAAAATGGATTAGAAGAATTTGTTAAAGAACTAGTTGATGATCGAAAAGTTGTAACAGACATTATTAATATAACTGGTGATTCTAGAAAAATTATTAGTGAAATTTGTTTACAATACACTGATGAAGATAATGAAATTATTTTAGGATTTGCAAATAATGTTAAAACTCCTGATGGAGGAAGTCATATTACAGGTTTTAAAACAGGACTAGTTAGAGCAATTAATGATTATGCTAGAAGTCAAAAATTATTAAAAGATAAATCTAAATTAGATTCAAACGATCTAAGAGAAGGATTGGTTGCTGTTGTAACAGTTAAAATTCCTGAAGAATTAATTGAATATGAAGGACAAACTAAATCTAAATTAGGAACACCTGATGCTAAACCTGCAGTTGAAAATGCTGTTTATGAATTTATGAGTTATTGATTAATTGAAAATAAAATAGCTGCTCAAAAAATTATTGAAAATGCATTAATTAATCAAAAAGCTAGAGAAGAAGCTAGAAAAGCACGTCAAGCAATTAAAAATGTTAAAGGTAAGAAAAATGTTACTAGAATGATGTTAGGTAAACTAACTCCAGCTCAAGGAAGAAAAAAAGAAAATAATGAGTTATTTTTAGTCGAAGGAGATTCAGCTGGTGGTAGTGCTAAATCAGGTCGTGATAGAATGTTTCAAGCTATTCTTCCTTTAAGAGGTAAAATTATCAACTCTGAAAAAGCTAAACTTGTAGATTTATTAAAAAATGAAGAAATTCAAACAATTATTAATGCAATTGGAGCTGGAGTTGGAAAAGATTTTGATATTAAAGATTCAAATTATGGAAAAATAATTATCATGACTGATGCTGATACTGATGGAGCTCATATTCAAACATTATTATTAACTTTCTTTTTCAGACATATGAAAGATTTAATTATTGAAAAGAAAGTATATATTGCTTTACCTCCTTTATATAAATTAACTTTTACTGATAAAAGTTTTATCTATTTATGAGATGAAGATGAGTTAAAAGAATTTAGTAAAAACTCTAATAAAAAATATGAAATCCAACGTTATAAAGGACTTGGAGAAATGAATGCTGATCAATTGTGACAAACAACAATGAATCCAGATAAAAGAAAAATTATTCAAGTAACAATTGAAGATGGTTTATTAGCTGAAAAAATGTTTAAAACATTAATGGGTGATGATGTTGAAAAACGTAAAGATTGAATCAATGAAAATGTTAAGTTCACTTTAGAAGATGATCAAATTAATTTAAATGATAAAGATATAGAATTGTAG
- a CDS encoding dihydrolipoyl dehydrogenase has translation MQKFDVVILGAGPGGNGLANILGSNKLKVALIEAEDLGGGCINKGCVPTKTLIKSARVYELVKNSQNYGVFSDNVRYDFSKMQQRRIDNKNYFNKNMENNLNWNNVTLFKGYGEVLDQNTIKINDQIISFDKLVLATGSRSKMINLKGLEQAKKDGYLIDSNQALTLKDVPKSLVIIGDGPVSLEFSYLYNTLNTKITILTNNDFLSKFDIDIQQSVKQYFKEKNIKVIDNVNISEIKDNKVYYDNTFIQAEKILLAVGRTANNESFKNIDIKKDQNGFVIVDENMKTNFDNIYAIGDITGLRLLSSVAYKTADTVAKDILNFKKSEKLDLNLVPWTIYLNPEIAGIGLTQQELIERDTPFEIVIINSQYLPKAHAEGTVKDYSFIKFLISTTTKQILGCFMMIDQANILINHIALFMQQKLTFDTLQKSIYTHPTLSEAFYYTSRIKGLKK, from the coding sequence ATGCAAAAATTTGATGTAGTTATTTTAGGTGCTGGTCCTGGCGGTAATGGATTAGCAAACATTTTAGGTTCTAATAAATTAAAAGTAGCTTTAATAGAAGCTGAAGATCTTGGTGGAGGTTGTATAAATAAAGGTTGTGTTCCAACTAAAACATTAATTAAATCTGCTAGAGTATATGAATTAGTTAAAAATAGTCAAAATTATGGAGTTTTTTCTGATAATGTAAGATATGATTTTTCAAAAATGCAACAAAGAAGAATTGATAATAAAAACTATTTTAACAAAAATATGGAAAATAATTTAAATTGAAATAATGTAACTTTATTCAAAGGTTATGGTGAAGTTTTAGATCAAAATACTATTAAAATAAATGATCAAATCATTAGTTTTGATAAACTAGTTCTAGCAACTGGTTCTAGATCTAAAATGATCAATTTAAAAGGTTTAGAACAAGCTAAAAAAGATGGTTATTTAATTGATTCAAATCAAGCTTTAACTTTAAAAGATGTACCTAAATCATTAGTTATTATTGGAGATGGTCCTGTTAGTTTAGAATTTAGTTATTTATACAATACTTTAAATACAAAAATAACTATTTTAACTAATAATGATTTTCTATCAAAATTCGATATTGATATTCAACAAAGCGTTAAACAATACTTTAAAGAAAAGAATATAAAAGTTATAGATAATGTAAATATTAGTGAAATTAAAGATAACAAAGTTTATTATGATAACACTTTTATTCAAGCAGAAAAAATACTTTTAGCAGTAGGAAGAACCGCTAATAATGAATCATTTAAAAATATCGATATTAAAAAAGATCAAAACGGATTTGTTATAGTAGATGAAAATATGAAAACTAATTTTGATAATATTTATGCAATTGGAGATATTACAGGGTTAAGATTACTTTCTTCAGTAGCTTATAAAACAGCTGATACTGTAGCAAAAGATATTTTAAATTTTAAAAAGTCAGAAAAATTAGATCTAAACTTAGTTCCTTGAACAATTTATTTAAATCCCGAAATTGCTGGAATCGGTTTAACTCAACAAGAATTAATAGAAAGAGATACTCCATTTGAAATAGTTATTATCAATTCACAATATCTGCCTAAAGCTCACGCTGAAGGTACTGTTAAAGATTATTCTTTTATTAAATTTTTAATTTCAACAACAACTAAACAAATTTTAGGATGTTTTATGATGATTGATCAAGCTAATATTTTAATTAATCATATTGCTTTATTTATGCAACAAAAACTAACTTTTGATACACTACAAAAATCAATTTATACTCATCCTACATTAAGTGAAGCTTTTTATTATACTTCAAGAATTAAAGGATTAAAGAAATAA